A section of the Oncorhynchus nerka isolate Pitt River linkage group LG3, Oner_Uvic_2.0, whole genome shotgun sequence genome encodes:
- the LOC115115350 gene encoding putative sodium-coupled neutral amino acid transporter 11, translated as MSTSIQESGEREAHQTENGEGKPLLASQKVVAGKVKCSMISASFNFINSIIGSGIIGLPYSLNQAGLPLGLFLLVLVAFITDYSIILLIKGGNLSGTNSYQSLVRSTFGITGFLVLSLLQFLYPFIAMISYNIITGDTLTKVFQRLPGVGPGHILSERHFVIAVSTILFTLPLSLFRNISKLGKVSLLSMVLTVFILITVIIRAATLGPHIPPTENAWVFARWNAIQAVGVMSFAFICHHNSFMIYGSLKEQSLSNWSRVTHMSVGSAMIVSILFAATGYATFTGYTQGDIFENYCGNDDLATFGRFCFGISIITTFPLECFVTREVVSNVFFKGSLNNHAHVAVTLLIVAACTVLSLAYDCLGIVLVLNGVISATPLIFIIPSACYLKLSTERWFQGENRIPCLILIAGVFVMTTGLIMAVMFPQDCSHGAEMFYCATSNLSISPTPPTDLLFQNSTQNSR; from the exons ATGAGTACATCAATACAGGAAAGTGGAGAACGGGAAGCTCACCAG ACGGAGAATGGCGAAGGGAAACCGTTGCTTGCTTCACAAAAGGTGGTTGCAGGAAAAGTCAAGTGTTCGATGATATCAGCCTCTTTTAATTTCATCAATTCGATAATAGGATCTGGAATAATAG GTTTGCCATACTCCTTAAACCAGGCTGGCCTTCCTCTTGGCCTTTTTCTCCTGGTTTTGGTAGCATTTATTACAG ACTACTCTATCATCTTGTTGATTAAAGGAGGGAATCTTTCAGGGACAAATAGTTACCAGTCACTTGTACGTAGCACTTTTGGTATCACTGGATTTCTGGTTCTGTCTTTATTGCAGTTTCTATACCCTTTCATTG CTATGATCAGCTACAACATCATAACTGGTGACACATTAACCAAAGTGTTTCAGAGACTACCTGGAG TTGGACCGGGCCACATACTTTCAGAGAGACATTTTGTCATCGCAGTATCCACTATTCTATTCACATTACCCCTGTCTCTTTTCCGGAATATATCAAAGCTGGGAAAG GTGTCCTTACTGTCCATGGTGTTGACTGTTTTCATCCTCATCACTGTTATCATCAGAGCAGCTACCCTGGGACCACATAT TCCCCCTACAGAGAATGCATGGGTGTTTGCAAGGTGGAATGCGATTCAGGCCGTTGGTGTTATGTCTTTTG CCTTTATCTGTCATCACAACAGCTTTATGATCTACGGCTCTCTGAAGGAACAGAGCCTAAGTAACTGGTCTCGTGTCACCCACATGTCTGTTGGTTCGGCTATGATTGTCAGTATTCTGTTTGCTGCGACTGGCTATGCTACCTTCACTGGGTACACGCAAG GTGATATCTTTGAAAACTACTGTGGGAACGATGACCTGGCTACTTTTGGTCGCTTCTGTTTTGGCATCAGTATAATAACAACTTTTCCTCTGGAATGTTTTGTGACTCGAGAG GTAGTAtccaatgttttttttaaagggtcTCTCAACAACCATGCCCATGTGGCAGTCACCTTGCTCATAGTTGCAGCGTGCACAGTATTATCCTTGGCCTACGACTGTCTGGGTATTGTTCTGGTGTTAAAT GGTGTTATAAGCGCCACACCTTTAATTTTCATCATTCCATCAGCTTGCTACCTCAAGCTTTCCACAGAGCGCTGGTTCCAAGGTGAAAACCGCATCCCCTGTCTCATCCTCATAGCTGGTGTCTTTGTCATGACAACAGGTTTGATCATGGCGGTTATGTTCCCCCAAGACTGCTCCCATGGTGCCGAGATGTTTTACTGCGCAACTTCCAACCTCTCCATATCCCCCACACCACCCACTGACCTACTCTTTCAGAATTCAACTCAGAATTCTAGATGA